The following are encoded together in the Carassius auratus strain Wakin chromosome 34, ASM336829v1, whole genome shotgun sequence genome:
- the LOC113053740 gene encoding ladderlectin-like has protein sequence MAILRSVLLLFIVFSMGNADVEIAERCPNGWINFGVRCFKYFSQSVNWITAERNCLSLDANLASVHSKAENEFVQSLLPSSSTRCWFGIQDGEQEGQWVWSDGTPYDYAYWCAGEPNNSGVENCGEVNINQSSNRCWNDLPCLSQIGYVCAKVL, from the exons ATGGCAATCCTGAGAAGTGTGCTGCTTCTTTTCATTGTGTTCTCTATGGGGAATGCAGATG TTGAGATAGCTGAAAGATGCCCCAATGGATGGATAAACTTTGGAGTCCGATGCTTCAAGTACTTCTCTCAGTCGGTTAACTGGATCACAGCAGAG aGAAACTGTCTAAGTCTGGATGCAAATCTCGCATCTGTGCACAGTAAAGCGGAAAATGAGTTTGTGCAGAGTCTGTTGCCCTCTTCTTCCACACGTTGTTGGTTTGGTATTCAAGATGGGGAACAA GAAGGACAGTGGGTGTGGAGTGATGGAACTCCATATGACTATGCCTACTGGTGTGCTGGAGAACCTAACAATTCGGGTGTCGAAAACTGTGGGGAGGTCAACATCAACCAGAGTT CTAATCGTTGTTGGAACGATCTACCCTGTTTGAGTCAAATAGGCTATGTTTGTGCTAAAGTCCTGTGA